The DNA region TTGAAAACTAAGCCGCTTTCCTCTCTCAATTATGAAATGTTAGGAACCCTTTCCAACTAATCAAATGCTTACTGATTCCCGCCCGCATTGCCGGAGTAACTCTTATGGTCTCATGGATGCCAATAAAATTGTAAGGGAAGAAGTGGATAGCGATGGCCGCGTAAGATGCCTCAAGCTCTTGGAAAAACCATCGGTGAGCCTTGTAAAGCATCTCATCTGCATTCTCATTATAGGGTTTTGACATTCAATGTGATTGTCCTGCGCCCAATTGATGCACCAACGCTGATTTAGGCTTCCGGTGAGCCATTCAAGCTAAGTCGAATAAAATGATTCCGGATTTGGATTCATGTAGCGAAGCGAATTGTGCGGTCTCATCGAGTAGTACTGTACCCGGCGATCTTAAGCAATTACTTTTGCTTACGGGACTGTATCAAACATTTCTCAAATACGTAACTCGTTTTTGCGCAAGATTATTGGACGCGTATTTGTTGACAGGAGCGCGTGATGAAGAGATGACCAAGGTTAAAAGGGAGTTTGTCCATTGGGACAAGGAGACCATGAATCTGCCTCCAGATATAACAAAGACTGACATGGAGCGCATCATCCCTCTACCCGGGAGATTATTGGAGCATTTCAAAGTGCTGAAACAAAAATGCCATGCTCGCCCTTTCCTTCCGGACCGGTCTACGATAACTCAACATTGGCAACCTATGCGTGAGGGAGGTAAGTATGGTGGCAAGGATCATAAAGGAACTGACATCATGGGTACTCTTTACGATTTAAGAAAGACGGCGGAAACAGAGTTAAAGAATATTGGTCTCAATCAGGACTATATGGATATTCTATTAGGACACAAGCGTCGCAACATCCCCAAAGATCACTACACCAACTACAAAAGAGATCTCCCTGTCGTCAAAGCCGCTTTAGAAAATTCTCAGCATTATATTTTCCAATTGAAACCGATGAATCTGAACTCTTCATTAATACCGAGAAAGATTAGGTGTACCATGAACCAATCAGAAATGTGCTCAAAAAACTGGGTACTTTTGTTTCGAAAGAGTCTGATTTATAGCATCGGCGTGTCATCAGAATCTCCAAGTATGCAAGGTTTTCCCTTTTTTGCATAATTCGGAGCAGACTACGGATCTGAGGGTTGGGGGTTCGAATCCCTCCAGGCGCACGGAGTTTATGTTTCTGGAATAGTTTCTGTCAGGATGGGGCACTTATGAATCAATCTTTCTTGCAAGCGATGATTCCGAACGATTCGGAAAAAAGCTCGCAGTTAGAAAATCTTCAGAACACCCACTCCGAGATCCTGTCTCTTAGAAATCGGAGATACAGGAGCAAGCCGGGCAGGTACTTGTTTAGACGAACCTTCACTTGTGTCCTGTCGTGTCGAACAAGGAGGGAGCAAAGTTAATGGATGTAATCTGAGTGATCGGAATTCTGCGCACCTCACCATTCACCTGGAACCGGATAGTGTCTGCATCAGCGCCTTCGAAGATGCCCAATAAACTTGTTCCGTTGGCAAGAATAGCTATGTCCAAGCTATCAGCCGGAGCATTCGACGGCGTGCCAACTGGCTTTGGCACTACCTCATAAACGTTCTGGCCGGGAATGTATTGATAGTACACTCCGCCGTAATAGTAATAAGGGATGGCGCCTATGCTGAAGTTGATGAATCCAAACGGAAGGACTCTTATCCTCGCTCCAATGGGAGCCGGGATCATCACATAGCC from Candidatus Acidiferrales bacterium includes:
- a CDS encoding DUF6515 family protein, encoding MKTTQAYPRKIVVLSAMILLVSIFVASDASAQRRRVYTGRGGGTAVTVLPRAHYPVFVGGRRYFYGDGFFYRGGRRGYVMIPAPIGARIRVLPFGFINFSIGAIPYYYYGGVYYQYIPGQNVYEVVPKPVGTPSNAPADSLDIAILANGTSLLGIFEGADADTIRFQVNGEVRRIPITQITSINFAPSLFDTTGHK